One part of the Malus sylvestris chromosome 2, drMalSylv7.2, whole genome shotgun sequence genome encodes these proteins:
- the LOC126593636 gene encoding uncharacterized protein LOC126593636, which produces MDSCLDTPSTSSTQSSMFHTTSDSAVAATTAASQKAGKGPSLIAKLMGIEEHPSRPLQAALKKQFEEGEKTVSSQYLGNKLQQQSQSRNAHLRNVACNSTERKRNHLKKENPAKDPKVTKSVTKNVVSEESEKRIIMDYKSEASPIKAGLADENPKEEETDAFVSRGMAFLNYKNLIM; this is translated from the exons ATGGATTCGTGCTTGGATACTCCCTCCACCAGCTCAACCCAGAGTTCTATGTTTCATACCACCAGTGACTCCGCCGTTGCAGCAACAACAGCTGCTTCGCAAAAGGCGGGAAAAGGGCCGAGTCTGATTGCCAAGCTCATGGGAATCGAAGAGCACCCGTCGAGACCTTTGCAGGCCGCTCTGAAGAAACAGTTTGAGGAAGGTGAGAAGACTGTTTCAAGTCAATATCTCGGCAACAAATTACAGCAACAATCACAATCTCGAAACGCTCATCTCAGAAATGTAGCATGTAACTCAACTGAGCGGAAAAGAAATCACTTAAAGAAGGAAAATCCAGCCAAAGATCCTAAAGTAACTAAATCAGTT ACCAAAAATGTTGTGAGTGAAGAAAGTGAGAAGAGAATTATTATGGACTATAAAAGTGAAGCTTCCCCAATCAAAGCTGGTCTTGCAGACGAAAACCCTAAGGAAGAAGAAACAGATGCCTTTGTATCTCGAGGTATGGCCTTCTTGAATTACAAGAACTTGATTATGTAA